The Dyella sp. 2HG41-7 sequence TAAAGGTAGTTCATGCACCTTGTTATCTGCTGGGTAGCTCAGAAAATGCATTGCTGCCACATTATGCTCGGTTCCTGCTTTAACCAGAACCCAAAACTGAGCTTCAGCTAGCTGCTGATATAAAACGACAACGCGAGAAGGGTCGCTCCTCAATTTTTGCAAAGTATCGACTAGGTAGTCTTGTGGCTGCATAAGGTCACTACTCGTTGATATTTTTAAATGACTGCTTCGGGTCGGAAGCGGACCTTAATCAGCCCGACAGTCTGCAACCTCTTTCCCGACATCATCGAGAAGTGCCATAAAATCGCGCAACGGGACAGTCAACTGTGTTGGCCTATCTTTTCTCACAACGTCGACGAAAAGCTCAACTTCGAGCACTCTATCCGAGCGCTCATTTCGCACACGACAGAGCACTTGTGCGTCGTATGAGATTTCTGCGGCCAAGTATTCGAAGTCCATCGGGCTTACAAAATCCACTGTAAAACCGGACATGAAACACTCCATTCCATTCAACTAGCTTGCAATGTCCGCTTTGGGTTGCGGTCTCAATGGGTCAATGCAACACCTAAAGAGTGAGAAAACAGCCGCATTTTGTGATGGCACCTAGATCTGAGTTCATCAAGAGGTAGCCAGACGCTTGGAAATGGCTAAATTTAAGGTGAGATACGACAAGGTGACAATTCCATGGGCAGCCGGGAAAAGCGCTTGGCGTCTAGCCCCTTACACGCGCTACCGTTGAGGTGTTGCGTTGACCGGTTGAAATCGCAGTCGAAAGCAGACATTAAGCCTATTCGATTAGCTGAACCACCCGCCCGTTTCTCAGCGCAGTTTAGGTAGGTCCACGGCACAGGTTGATGACATGCTCGATAGCGGCAACCACCACGTCGGGCCGTTCCTTCTGGACGTAGTGCCGGCTCGGCACTTGGATGAACTGACCTCGCGTCGATTCCTCGGCTATATGGCGCATTTGCTCGCTATTCCACGACAGGAACGATCGTTGCTCGGGCGTTGGCGTGCCCTTGAATGTGATCGACTTGAACCAGTCGGCCGAAATCACGGCCAGAGGCAGGTCGCCGAGCGAGTGCTCCGCCAGGGCGATACTTCGACCGTCCGTCGAGTCCCCGTCACTATCGATGGGGTAAAACAAGTTCTGTCGTTCCGAGAAAAGGGTCGCCTGGTAGATCGAGTGCGCTTCCATGCTTCGGATGGTTTGCGCCAGCAGCCGTTCGTTTGGATCTTGTTGGTTGTCGATGGTATCCAGACACTTCAAGAGGTCCTCGCCATCCGGTTTCAAAACATGCTGCTGCGCTGCGCGTCGGCAATTTTCCAATTGCTGTCCTCGCGCGAGATAGTTTTCGTACTTGTGGACGTAATTCGCTGTGGTTTTTGGTGAGAGCTTCTCTGTGACGGTTGGGTCTACCAAGACCAGACCTGCAACGCGACTTGAGTGTTCGTAGGTGAAAAGCCGCACATTCAATCCACCGCGAGAATGTCCAACTAGGATCACGCGATCACCCAGATTGGCGTTATCGATCAGCGCCAACAAATCGTCGACTGCCGCTTGCGCTGTCGCGCGCCGCTCGACGACGTCGCTGAAAAAATAGTTCGCGCGGTCATAGGTGCATGCGCGCGTCGTTTTTGCAATCTCCCCTTGCACCGTGCGCCAGCCCAACGTGCCGTCACCCATCCCCGAATCAAAGAGCACGGTCGGCGCCCCTTCTCCGACACAGTAGAGATTGAGTCGCCGTCCGGGTGCGACGACGACACGTTCTTGCGGATGCGTGTATGCCGATGCCGGAAGCGAATCTGATGGATCTGCGCGTGCCGTGAAGCCTATTAACGTGCCAAAAACCGATAGAGCGGCAAGAAGAAAACGAAAATGCGTCATGCGAAAGTCCTTGTCGTCCGGCGTCAACAGGCGCTTTGATGCGTATGACTCGAAAAACGTTTAGCGTCGCGGTGTCCGCTACGGGTTACTGAAGTCCATCGGCGACGCACTCGGCGCTGCCGAGAATTCTGAAAGGGTCAGCTCTGGGTTGATGGAGGGCCTTAATACACATTCAACCGAGGGAAATTCCCCCCAATCAAGAACCGAAGAACTAGCTCGCTCCGAGCTGGTTTCTGCTGCTGTAACGATGGCGCAAACAAACTCAAATCTTTCCCTAGTCGCGCCCAATCAAGCAACACTCTCAAAGGAGTGCGGCCCAGAGCTTCGAAGCGTCGCCAACGCACGCGCTATTTCCGCTTCATCGGGCTGTGAAGACACATCCCTACATCAAGGTGCACTTCATCTCCCTACCAGGACGCTGATGCGCGCGATGGAGCCCATCACAGATAGCCTTCGGGCGGATCTCGTCGGGCGTCGGTTGGCTTTGCGTTGTCGCGCGCCCCCTTCTTCTTCGCTTGCTTCGCGTCTTGTTGTTTCTTCTTAGCCAGTTCGCGCTGGCGCTTTTCAAATGAATAGTTTGGCTTTGCCAAGTACGTTGTCTCGTTTAGTCAGTAAAGTTGTGAACGACGATCAATGATGCTTTTTTACCGCATGGCGACCCCTATTTATTACTCAAGGGTTGCTTTGGTCTCGTCAAAAACAGGGTTCCCATCCGCAGCTATTTCCGCTACTTCGACTTTGCCACGACGCTTTTCATAGTCGGCGCGTACGGCGTTGCAATACGGCCCACCCATCGCGAATCGACGGCAAGCGGCCGGACGATTCTCATAGATTCCACAACGCATCTGTGCGCGATCCATGGCAACGCACCACCCGTCAGCGCCGTGAGCCATGACTAGGTGTCCTTGCGAACCTCGTGCCATGTAGTGAGCTGGAACATTGTCTTCAGGCTCCAGAAAAACCGTCAGGCGACAGCACACCGCGTCACATGTCGAGCATTGCGCTTTGCCTTTTGTGGACTCATTAGATGAAGTCATGCCTGCGCAATGGTGGGAGCGGCGTCACATCAATGCTCCCGAACACTGCCCTCCTAGCAGAGGTGGTTGGTGCCCGAGATGACGGGCAAAATTGTCATCGCAAATGCTTGCGCGGAGCGAAAGAATGGTAAGAGCGATATCGCCATCCATAGTACACCATGAACGCCAAGCAGGGCCTCGTATCGACAACGCGGAATTGAAATTAATAAGGACAATCCGCACGAATGACTGTGAAGTCGCACCATCTAGAAATAGCCCGAACTGCTATTTGACGTATGCAACCTATAAATAGAGAGTACAGTTCATGCACTTACCCACGCTGCGGACACCCACATGAGCGATTCCACTAAGCCCCTAACGGCTGCCGCCATTCACTCCATTTACTCCGGCCAAAAAGTAACGCTCGACTCCGCGCAACCTCATAAGTTCGGGAAAACGAATCGTTTTGCGCGCGAACCATCACACTCTGGGAAAGCGCCGTCGGACCCCAAGGTCGCCAACAAACTTCCTAAACGCGGTTGGTGACCCGGTGCGTGATGACGCCAAAGAAAGTCGGCTATACGCAACAAATTCGGCATTTGCCCAGATAATCACTCTTTGAGCATCCCTTTTTCGTGGATAAGCGTCTCTCAAGGAGGAGAGCACGCAACGTACAAATCCATTGGCGACTAGATCTTAATTTGCCATCTGCGTCGACGGCCTTTATTGTGCGCGTGCTGAGTTTCAAGGGTTACCCTGAATTACCCGCCGATGCGGTAGTTAGCGGTTTCACTACACCGTGCACTCGCAGTCTCCTTGCGACCAGCCTATCCGCCGAGCGCGGCTTTACTCGTTACTAGGAAACAACATGTCTCAGCAAGAAACCGGCACTGTAAAATGGTTCAACGACGCCAAGGGTTTTGGCTTTATCAGCCGCGACCAAGGCGGTGATGACCTATTCGTGCATTTCCGTGAGATCCAGTCCCAGGGCTTCAAAAGCCTGGCCGAAGGTCAGAAGGTCTCTTTCAACGTGACTCAGGGCCAGAAAGGACTGCAAGCTTCGCAGGTCCACGTGATCTGAAGCGGCGCGCCCCCGCGCCCCTTCCCAGAACAATACGCCTGGCTCTGTGCCGGGCGTATTGCTTCGTTAAACCGACAAAATTGACTGTTTCAGTTTGGTCCGCTTCGGGTCGAAAGCGGACCTTACCGGCTCATTCGCACTCTACTTAGCCCCCTGCCTTACGAAGCTACAGAGCTCAGGTCGCTCCCACACCCCATTGTGTGACGTGGGCACATGTAACCACCTAGTCGGCCCGCTTGGAAGCGCCGCCACTAAGGCGCGGGTGCGTGCAGATGAAATAATTTCATCTTGGTCCGCCTGCAAAACCGCCACCGACACTCCGCGGAGTTGCGCAACCGCAGCAGCACTATTGTACGTATCCTTCATTAGCAGTCGCACGGGCAGGTACGGAAAGTGATCGCGTGCGACAAGATCCAAACGATCATACGGGGTCACCAGCAACAACTGGTCCGGCTGCGCCTGCGCCGCAACCTGTGTCGCAACTCCAGTACCTAGACTGATACCAATGATGCCTACGGTGCGATGCGTTTCCCTGACTTGTCTAACGAGCGCGATGCCATCAGCGACCAAGGCTTTTTCACTGGGAGATCCTTCCTGTCCCTCATAACCTCTATATGGCATCAAATATATCGCGCGGGTTGTGCAGTCACGCCATTCGTCCCCAACGGGATTCAACGCTAATGCATTACCCCCAAACACTACCCATGCAGAGTCTGCTTCGGGATGGACAATCCATCCGTGAAGTGTGATGTCGGGCCGCTCAACAACGAGCTTGCCCCAAGGGGCTGATGCAGGTGGCGCAGGGTAAATCAAACTGTTTTGGGCTAAGAACAAAGCCCCGAGGAAAATTCCGGCGAGAACGATGGCTGCCAAGATCACCTCAAATAGTCTCTTTGCTATTTGCTCCCTTCGCATGATCCCTATCCTTAGTTCCTATGTCTGCTTTGGGTCGAAAGCAGACGTCTTGTCGAACACGTTGATTCAATCGGTGATCATGCCAAGTGCTTTCTCCCCCGCCTCGGCAGCCTGGACATGGGAGTGATTTGAGCAGATCAGTGCTATCGACCTTAGTTTGGTAGATGGACGCTTGGCAATCTCAATGGCTACGGCTTCACCAAAGAAGAAGTTTTCATGCGTCGCAAGCTTTTCGAGGAGCTTGGTATCCGACAAATCCATGGAGGGTATGAGGGCCAGGGCGACATCGGCGTCCTCGGCAGTTCCTTCGATGAGGCTATCAATTAGGTGCGAGAGAGCGCCTTGATCGCTGGCGCAGGGCGACACATCTGGATGTAGCTCAGACAGGGAAATTTGGCGTGCTTGTGTTTCCTTTGCAGCTACGAGTAGTTCAGAGAGACTGGAAAAGACGACGCGTGAATCTCCGTCATGGGACAAGCTCAGAACTTGCCCTTCGAATGGATGATGGCATAGCAGGACATGGTGATTGCTTGTTTCCGGATCGTCGAGCACAAACCCATCAAGTAAACGAATGATGGGGTGGGAAGAAAATGTCCCGGTGAGGGCTTCGGCGCTTTCCCGTTTGATTAGGTTCAACTCGAATTGAAGCAAACCGGAATATTTACCGGTATCAACGTCAGCGAAGTACGACTCAATGCCCATACTGTCGTTTGCGGGAAATCGCCGAATCGCGGATCGGTTTTTTAGCGCCGGTTCCGGAATTGCGCTTCGTCCCATGAAACGACTGGCGACGTAGGTTAGCCCGATAATTACTGCAAGAAAGATAGGCAGACTCAGAGCAGAAAGGACGCCCCATCCATGAAGATAAAACGGCGTCGACAAACCAGCCCAAACTGCGAGCAGTAGTAGGTATTCGATAGCACCCCAGTGGGCCATGGATTTCTGAAATGCACGAATCGCGATGCTTAGCTTTGCCATCGAGTACGCCCGATATTGATTTCCATTTCTTTGTCCGCTTTGGGTCGAAAGCCGACATCAAACATTGATCTCGGTAACGGCGAGTTCGTCTACGGTTTTCGAACCACTAGGTGCCTGATTGCTTCAACGTGAGTTCCTTCCGAGAAAGCTTAATGACTCGCTCATTGTCAAAAACTACTGTTATTTCGCTAGACACGGTGAAGCAGTCGTCTGAAGTCGAGACAACACGTATGACACCGTTAAACTCATCCATTTGTCGAACATAAGAAGCCCCATGGCCCGCCGAAGCGTGAAGTTCCTCCACTTCGGAAATTGCCCTCGTAACCTCGATATTCCAGTCAGGTGGAATACCGACAATTGATTCGATGTGCCCGCAAGGTATCACCACCTTGAAGCCCTCTATCTGCTCATCCTGATTAAGCGCCAGGTGCGGAAAAAAGAGCCTATAGGCGTGTGAATGCGGAGCTGCCATTGATGCGGCTGAAGACAAAAAACTAAAAATGACTGCGAAAATCATCCCAAAACGCCAAACGCTGTTCATGACGGAAATACCCTGTCGCATGTCCGCTTCGGGTCGAAAGCGGACCATCCTTGCTACTCAGTCAGCCCAGCCAAATGTCAACGACGTGATCCGGGTGAAAGTGGAGGCGATGACCCGAAGAGATTTTTGAACTGTATTTTGGGTCATTGTCTAGCTCGCCAATCCAATGATCACCCACCCGCTCTACGACTACCACCCACATCCTTTCGGTGTCGTAGTCCTCTCCTGATCCGCTCGGTTCACCGAACCTAAAGGACAATTTTACGATGTCCCCCTGCCGCAAAGAATTTCGACGTTCAGGGGATGGGATGAGATAGGTTGACGGATAAATTTCAGCAAGCTTCACAGCGTTATCAAGAAAGAATCCGTCTCGCTTAAAGTCCGGAAATACCGTGGACATCCTTCCTCCGGCTAGTGATAAACGTCACCATTATTAAATACAGTCAACTCATCATTGCAATGTCCGCTTTGGGTTGCGGATTCAGCCGGTCGATAGGTGAATCCGATGTCCTTACAAACATGCGACAAACGGAATCACCACAAACCCAGGAGATCGCCAATTAGACCAACACCTAAGATGCTACCCATCCCACCATTGAAGGCAACACACATCCAAAAAACAGGGGCGTTCTCCGACCGCTTCCATTGAGTAACGGTGGTCCCTGAAATAGCGCCGTTGCGGACTCCCGATATGGCTGTGAATACGAGATAGCCACAAAAGCCAATTCCAAGCATATCAATCCCCGACTTACCTAATAGTCGCTCAAAAAAATGTGGATGTGCTTTGTCATAGCAAATAGCGATGAAGCCGGCGATAAGTGCGATATTGATCACCCATGTGCGAATGGGTGAATTACCTGTGTTCTCTTCTTCGCTACCCAACATGATCGCTTCCTCAATACGTTGACTCGGGTGGCATGTCCGCTTCGGGTCGAAAGCGGACGAGAGCTGGCCGATGAACTAGCCAAGATGCGGTTAGTTCAGATCAATTTGACAACAACAAAAATCAGCGCAGCGGCGCCAATCAGAATACCCACCCAGCCATAAATCACTGCGTCCCTTCCGGAGTAGTGCGTCACATGTCCGCCCTTGCTTCTGGTTCGCACTTCGCGCTTTACCACGCCCTTCACGCCGCCGGCTAAGGCGATGACGCCGAATACAAGCCAGAACCAGCCGGCATCGCCGCTGAAAAAGTTGGCACTAATTTGTTCCATATTCCTCTCGACCAACCATCACGCCCCCTTTAAAAACTGTCCGCTTCGGGTCGAGAGCGGACGTCATGGAGATAAGTGCTCAGCCCGCTCCAAGAACAGGCTCTGCAACTCGCCTGCAAGATTTCGCGCGCCATAAGTCAATCGGAATTCACCGTCGGCGCCTTCCAATGCACACGTTCCATCGATAACGCCCAACACATTGGCGGTCGTATCGATGGCGACCTGGCGGGTCAGCTCAATAAGCACTTCGCGTTGATCGGAGGTCAGGTCGCTGAAGACCGTTAGTACGCGCTGCCAATAGGGGTCGGATGCCTTACTGGGGTCGGTGTTCAATAAAATGGCGCGATAGGTTGCGTTGTTCTCCTCCACGACAGCAGCGTTGAGTTTTGAAACAAAGCTCTCGGGTGTCATATCGGTTCCCTCGCCGTATCGAGATCGTTGGTCTTACATGCTGCGCATCTGCTCCGCATCGAAAGCGTACATCATCGTCTACGTATTGGTTTATGGCTTCAACGTGAGTCGTGAAGCTGGCTGCGGGCTCTCAACTACCGGATATTCGTCACGAATCGAATTGCGTATCCGATGCCGCCTGCCGCCAAGTATTTATTTCTTGCTTTAGTCGGGCGATTTTGTCTTCGATGCGCGAAAAGGCATCCGGCCCCAGGGGGAGCCGAAGTGGCGGGGCATTCGACTCGATCGCATCGATAATCACCGCGACCGCCTTACCGGGGTCACCCGATTGCGTGCCACTCCGAGTAGAGACCGCGTGCCGCATGACCCCTGCGGTTTGCGCGTAATCATCGATCATTTTCGCAGCTTGTTTGATCGACGATGAGGACAGGAAATCCGTGCGGAAATAGCCGGGCTCGACGATGGTGACGCCAATGCCAAAGGGCTTCAGCTCGATCTCCAACGCTTCTGACAAACCCTCGACCGCGAACTTCGAGGCATTGTAGAGACCGTTTCCCATCGAGCCGGTGATGCCTCCAATCGAGGAGAAGTTGACAATATGTCCGCTTCGATTGGCGCGAAAGTGCGGAAGCACCGCGCGAATGACATTCCACGTGCCAAAGAAATTGGTTTCGAACACGTGTCTGGCTTCGTCGGTGGAAACTTCCTCGACCGCGCCCACGAGACCGAAGCCGGCATTATTGACGACGACATCGATACGACCCGCCCTGGTGATGGCTTTGGCGATCGCATCGTGCGTTTGCTTCTCATCCGATACGTCCAGCGGCAATTCAAATAGATTTTGATGCGACGGGCCGGAGGCGCCGTTTCTGCTGGTGCCAACCACCGTGTGGCCGCGACGGAGAAGTTCTTCGCAAAGTGAGCGTCCAAACCCGCGCGAGACCCCCGTAACAAACCAGTTTTTCTTCGTCATGAATAAACTCCGCGTATCTAGACTGCCATCCAGCATTTCTGATTACTCACGCCATCGAGAGTAGTCGCTCTTGAACAACAGCAAAGCGGCCAAGGCAATCATCGTTACGAATGTGGGCGCCAGCAGAAAATCCGAATCG is a genomic window containing:
- a CDS encoding alpha/beta hydrolase — encoded protein: MTHFRFLLAALSVFGTLIGFTARADPSDSLPASAYTHPQERVVVAPGRRLNLYCVGEGAPTVLFDSGMGDGTLGWRTVQGEIAKTTRACTYDRANYFFSDVVERRATAQAAVDDLLALIDNANLGDRVILVGHSRGGLNVRLFTYEHSSRVAGLVLVDPTVTEKLSPKTTANYVHKYENYLARGQQLENCRRAAQQHVLKPDGEDLLKCLDTIDNQQDPNERLLAQTIRSMEAHSIYQATLFSERQNLFYPIDSDGDSTDGRSIALAEHSLGDLPLAVISADWFKSITFKGTPTPEQRSFLSWNSEQMRHIAEESTRGQFIQVPSRHYVQKERPDVVVAAIEHVINLCRGPT
- a CDS encoding YkgJ family cysteine cluster protein, which codes for MTSSNESTKGKAQCSTCDAVCCRLTVFLEPEDNVPAHYMARGSQGHLVMAHGADGWCVAMDRAQMRCGIYENRPAACRRFAMGGPYCNAVRADYEKRRGKVEVAEIAADGNPVFDETKATLE
- a CDS encoding cold-shock protein, translated to MSQQETGTVKWFNDAKGFGFISRDQGGDDLFVHFREIQSQGFKSLAEGQKVSFNVTQGQKGLQASQVHVI
- a CDS encoding oxidoreductase; translation: MTKKNWFVTGVSRGFGRSLCEELLRRGHTVVGTSRNGASGPSHQNLFELPLDVSDEKQTHDAIAKAITRAGRIDVVVNNAGFGLVGAVEEVSTDEARHVFETNFFGTWNVIRAVLPHFRANRSGHIVNFSSIGGITGSMGNGLYNASKFAVEGLSEALEIELKPFGIGVTIVEPGYFRTDFLSSSSIKQAAKMIDDYAQTAGVMRHAVSTRSGTQSGDPGKAVAVIIDAIESNAPPLRLPLGPDAFSRIEDKIARLKQEINTWRQAASDTQFDS